AAATGCCCGACAGATGTGCCCGCCCACAGAGTAGTGAACCGCTTGGGCCGCCTGACGGGCAAGCTGCATTTTGGTGGACAAACTATGCAGGCCCTTTTAGAGGCCGAGGGGCTAGAAATTGTAGAAGACCAAATCCAAAATTTTGAACAATATATTTGGGAGCCGCTAGAGGAGTTGTAGTCAAATTGAAATGCAATGAAGAAACGGATAATAGGTATTGACCTAGCTAGATCCCTAGCTGTTATAGGAATGATTATCGTTAATTTTAAAGTAGTTTTAGGAGGAAAGGGTAGCCCCCAACTAAAAGCATTAGCTAGTCTTTTTGATGGAAAAGCCGCTGCCTTATTTGTGGTTTTGGCTGGAGTGGGTTTAGCCTTGATGACTAAATCTGCTTTGAAAAATAAGCAGCTAGTTAAACTAAGCGTAATTAAGAAAAAAATAGCCAAGCGAGCTCTTTTTCTCTTTGTTGTGGGGCTATCTTATATTTATATTTGGCCAGCAGATATTCTCCATTTTTATGGTGTATACATGTTGGCCATTTTACTTTTATTAAAGGCAAGGCAAACTGTATTATTGCTTAGTAGTTTGGCCTTTATTTTTATCTACCCATTTGTGCTGTATTTTATTCCCTATGAAACTTCTTGGAATTTTGAAAACTTGACTTATTTTGATTTCTGGTCAATAAATGGCTTCTTTAGAAATCTATTTGTTAATGGTTTTCACCCCGTGTTGCCTTGGACTTCTTTCATGTTATTTGGCTACTGGCTAGGCCAGCAAGACTTACAAAACTCTAAGTTTGTTGGTCGATTTTTGTTTGGGGGAGGCGCAGTGTTTCTCTTCATTCAACTTATAGCATTGGCAGGAAGTCATATAGTTGGCTTAGAAGAAAATGGATGGAGTACTATCTTAGCAACAAGCCCTATGCCTCCATATCCTTTATATATGTTTAATGGAATTTCATTTGCTGCTACTCTTATTTCTATTTGTATTTTGATTGGACAAAGATTTTCGACCAATTTAATTGTACTTCTTTTAAATAAACTAGGGCAGTTGGCTCTTAGCGTTTATGTTGCCCATATTGTGATCGGAATAACGGCCGTAGAATTGCTCTGGCCTAATAGCTTGGGGACCTACTCTATTGTTTTTTCTTTTACTTATGCTTTAGTCTTTAGCTTGCTGGCTGTTGCATTTTCTTTTTTTTGGCTTAGTTATTTTAAACTAGGTCCGTTAGAATGGCTAATGCGTAAAGTTTGTGGGCATTAGGAATTGAGGCCCAAAATAAGCCACTTTATATAAATGAGTTAAGGAAAAAGAAGCTTATCTTTTCAAAAAAAAGATGATGCTAAGAACTTTATTATTCCTCCCCTTACTTTTGCTGAGCAGCTATTTATTGGCCCAAGAACCCTTTGAGTGGTTGTCTTGTGGCAGCCCCTCGCATAAGTCGGCCTGGCTAAAGAATTATCAGGCCAATCCCAGCCAATATGCGCCCCTCTTGGCGGCAAAATCTAATAGTACCCAATATATTGGACTAACAATTCATCAGGTATTTAAGGATGATAGCACGGGCAGTATTCCTATCGATCAGATTCTGCAGTCGGTCTGCCAGCTCAATACCGATTTTGCGGCCACGGGCATCCAGTTTTATGTAGAGCCCCCCATTAGCAAGATTTATGATACCGACTTTTATGTGCATGATTCGGTCTCACAGGGCGGCCAAAAGATGCTGCAATATAATAGAGATAGCAGCCTGAATGTCTATTTTGTGGCTTCTCCAGCCTCTGGAAACTGCGGCTATAATCTGCCTTATGCTGGGGTGGCCATGAGCAATAGTTGCCTGACGGGACACACCTTTGCCCATGAGTTGGGCCATGCTTTGGGCTTGCCGCATACCTTTATTGGTTGGGAAGGGGGGCAAAGTTGGAACGGCAGTCCGCAGACTAGTTTTTCGCAGCCAGCGCCCACGCAAGTGACCATTAACTACACCGATTTTAAGGACCAGCCTTATCCCGATACCCTAATTATCGACACCCTTTTGGTCGAAAAGGTGCCCAGAACAGGCCCCAATGCCAACTGTGGTATTGCCGCCGATGGTTTTTGTGATACTCCAGCCGATTATCTGGCCTATCGTTGGGTTTGTAATTCGACGAATGCCAGCAGCACCATTTATCAGTTAGATCCCGATAGCGTGGCTTTTCTAAGTGATGGTTGGTATATTATGTCTTATGCCTTGAGCAGCTGCCAAGTTGGCTTTTCTCAGGAGCAAATTCAGGCCATGAATGCCTTTTTATTGACGGAGCGAGGGCATTGGATCGGGCAGCCTAGCAGCCTAGACAGCTTTAGTAATTTGAGTACTTTGCTCAGCCCTAGCCAAAATGCCATTATTCCCGCCGAATATCCGCTCTTTCAATGGAATGCCACGGCTGGAGCAACGCACTACCTTTTTCAGCTCTACAAAGAGCCCATGGGAGGCGGCCAAGTTATTGAAGAAGTGATTGTGGCCGACACCTTTTTTCAGAGCAACCGCATTTTGTCGCCTCGTCCCAATATGTTCCCTTATAGCTGGCGGGTGATGCCCTTAACCTACAACTATTTTTGTGCGGGTTATGGCCCCACACAGCAGTTTAATACCAACTCGCCCACGGCCCTAACTGATTTGGATATGCCCGTTTTATCGGACTTTCAGTTGGGGCCCAACCCTTTGCCGCAGGGGCAGCCTTTGCAAATTTTATGGACCCTAGAGGGAGAAAAAATGGGCCAATGGCGAATTTTTAATGCTCAAGGACAGTTGATCTGGGAACAA
This genomic interval from Saprospira grandis contains the following:
- a CDS encoding MGMT family protein — its product is MASDFYEAIYELVRQIPKGKVCTYGRIAAALEKAGAARQVGYALNKCPTDVPAHRVVNRLGRLTGKLHFGGQTMQALLEAEGLEIVEDQIQNFEQYIWEPLEEL
- a CDS encoding DUF418 domain-containing protein, with product MKKRIIGIDLARSLAVIGMIIVNFKVVLGGKGSPQLKALASLFDGKAAALFVVLAGVGLALMTKSALKNKQLVKLSVIKKKIAKRALFLFVVGLSYIYIWPADILHFYGVYMLAILLLLKARQTVLLLSSLAFIFIYPFVLYFIPYETSWNFENLTYFDFWSINGFFRNLFVNGFHPVLPWTSFMLFGYWLGQQDLQNSKFVGRFLFGGGAVFLFIQLIALAGSHIVGLEENGWSTILATSPMPPYPLYMFNGISFAATLISICILIGQRFSTNLIVLLLNKLGQLALSVYVAHIVIGITAVELLWPNSLGTYSIVFSFTYALVFSLLAVAFSFFWLSYFKLGPLEWLMRKVCGH
- a CDS encoding zinc-dependent metalloprotease; the protein is MMLRTLLFLPLLLLSSYLLAQEPFEWLSCGSPSHKSAWLKNYQANPSQYAPLLAAKSNSTQYIGLTIHQVFKDDSTGSIPIDQILQSVCQLNTDFAATGIQFYVEPPISKIYDTDFYVHDSVSQGGQKMLQYNRDSSLNVYFVASPASGNCGYNLPYAGVAMSNSCLTGHTFAHELGHALGLPHTFIGWEGGQSWNGSPQTSFSQPAPTQVTINYTDFKDQPYPDTLIIDTLLVEKVPRTGPNANCGIAADGFCDTPADYLAYRWVCNSTNASSTIYQLDPDSVAFLSDGWYIMSYALSSCQVGFSQEQIQAMNAFLLTERGHWIGQPSSLDSFSNLSTLLSPSQNAIIPAEYPLFQWNATAGATHYLFQLYKEPMGGGQVIEEVIVADTFFQSNRILSPRPNMFPYSWRVMPLTYNYFCAGYGPTQQFNTNSPTALTDLDMPVLSDFQLGPNPLPQGQPLQILWTLEGEKMGQWRIFNAQGQLIWEQSAQLQAGAGRYQLQLPTDWASGSYFLQFRSKTGEMQGKLFIIK